In Betta splendens chromosome 1, fBetSpl5.4, whole genome shotgun sequence, the genomic stretch GGAGCTCAATATAGCTTGAATGTTGTTAGCTAGTGAGTCTGTTCAAATCTGACTTTGTATCAGACACAGTAGAAAGCAAGACATGTTACCTGCACAAGAACAGTTGCAGCTTAGTAACGATCACACCAATATGGATGAAACTACCTGTAGGATACTAGCAATGTGCACATCACAGTACAAgtactgcatgtgtgtacagtaggttaGCAGGTTTGCTGCTCCTGTTAGATCAGCTCAGGGTGAGCAGGACACGGTCCCCTGGTGCCTCCTCCACcaggacagagagcaggtgCAGCCCTGCAGCCCATAATCCAAAACATGAATACAAACATAGCACACGCCaagtgtggagctgcaggagggacGCTGTTTAATGTGTTCCATTAAAACGTGTCTTTAAAGCAGCGCCCAGAGATTCAGCAGCGCCGCGCTTCAATTTCAATAACACACTGTACTTCATGTACCTCATTCTGTTGGTTGTCTTAAGTGGAGGATATGAAATGTTTGCAGCATCACAGACAATAAGATACAGAATAGAAGCAAATGCATTCGTCTGCCTACCGTGACAGCGCTGGTGGAAGAACCTACTTTAATGACCTTTCTCATCACAGTCTCTGAGCAGGGCGACGGCACACGCATGCCAAGCAACGGCCCTGATTGGAAATCAAAGCCAATATTCCCCGAGGGACCGGCACAGTCCGGCGGAGAGGTTGTGGAATAAACTCAACACAAATCCAAAATAAATCCCCTGGACTGTTTAAATGAAACTGCAAATCCCAGTAGAAGACTGTCGGGAAGGCGCGCTGACGGGGGGACtctcttcaaattaaaagcaaatcAATACGGCGAGATAAAAAAAGGAAGTAGAATTACTTTCTCCTGATGTCCCAGCTGCACCAGCACTGCTCAAATCACACCAAACACATTATGAATATGTTTATGGTCCAGTCCACAGGAAGCGTCAGTGAAGGCTGCAACAACGCACCATGTCTCAAATCAGCTCAGTCACTGCTGACCATTCTAGATCTTAATAGGATACTGATGTGGACCTACTTCCTGCTGGTTGTAGCCACAGCTGCAATAAGAGCTCGTACCATGAAGTGCAGACACGCTCCTGCAGACCTGAGGTCAGTTTCATATTCTCAATGTTTAAATGCAAGACCTTGAGTGTTTATGCCTGTTTATTTACTGAGCTATAGACAGACAGCGCAGACGGCGGGTGCAGACGGCGGCGCAGACGGCGGCGCAGACGGCGGGTGCAGACGGCGGCGCAGACGGCGGGTGCAGACGGCGGCGCAGACGGCGGCGCAGACGGCGGGTGCAAACGGCGGCGCAGACGGCGGGTGCAGACGGCGGCGCAGACGGTGGGTGCAGACGGCGGCGCAGACGGCGGCGCAGACGGTGGGTGCAGACGGCAGGCATTGAGCAGCAGCCCCACACATCGATTGGTGATTTAGCTGCGGTGGCGGCCTGTCATTTTTATGCCTGCTACAGTTATTCatcctctgtgacctctgacctcccgcTGTCTGCTGGCACCACCTCTGACCCAAAGACAACCCACACCCCCCGCCTCCCGcctccacccctcccctctcctaGTGTCTAACGCTCAGCCTGCTGGGTCTGCTTTTCTTAGACATACCACCGTCCTCTGGGCTCTTTGCAGTTCTTCCTGCCTCCATCGTCACGTCCCCAGACAGTCCCTGAAAAATTCACCAGTGTGGTCTGGTACAAAAAATCAAGATGTCTACAGGAATCTAAACATCTTGCATGCACCACAACACATTTTCTTCATAGTGGAGCTGGTCTAATGTATCTATAAAGTGAATCGCATTGACTTGTCACCACCCACGCTCCTCTCCTCACTgcagccgctctctctctctctctctctctctctctctctctctctctctctctctctctctccctctctctctctctctctctctctctcttctgctttTCCCTCTGCGTTCTTGCTGATTCCTTATGAGCAGAACCCACTAAAATACATTCATTTGCTGGTTCCCGACCACTTCGTCTCCTTCGCCGTCTTCATTGTGTGAAGCTAAACTTATTTCCTAATTTCTCGGCCCTTCCCTGCATCCACAACCTGGGCTCTCAGTCTGCTTGCCGCTGAGACCTGATGccatacatactgtaaagcCTTCTGCAgccgtgatgatgatgagagcCTACAGCGCGTTTCCACCACCGCTCGCTGGCTTCGCAGTGCGTGACTGACCGCATGCGGTTCTGACTTTGACCCTGACTCTCTGGGACAGAATCATTTTCTCATCCTCGCTCTTTTCTCCAGGATTTCCACACCTCCTACCTCTGCCCCCTCTCACCGTCCACACCGGCCTCCGTTCCTCCACTCAGCCCCACTCCTGCTCATTTCCCTCCTTCGTTCCTGATCGTCCCTCTATGCGCTACCTCCCCCATGTCATCTTACTCCATCTCTGCTTTGCAGCTCTCGTGGGGCCCTTCATTCCTCTCCTCACATCCCATTTCAGCCTACCGTTGCAGCCTACCTCCATCCTGCCCTGTCCTCCCCTCTTCTTCAAGCCCCATGCATTCGTTTTTATCATCTCAgtgcttttgttctgtttaatCCTCAGTCGTCTCCTcgtctttgtttgtgtattcACTCAGAGTCGCCCCTTCCAGAGCTGAGTCAGTTGTAGAGCAGCTACGCCTGGATTCTCTTGCTCCTCATCCAGGcttgagaacacacacacacacacacacacacacacacacacacacacacacacacacacacacacacacacacgttgtttCCTTGCTGTGAATGCTTGTACAGTGTTCATCCTCCGCTGGGTCCATTCTTATGCTTCCCTCCCCTCTTTACTGTGGTGCTgtttctctcctgctctctctcccagGTACCGCACGGCTAAAACCAAGTATCTGCTCTGCTGCGCTCCCTCCCTTTTGAAAACCCAACTCCTACCTTAGCCTCCCGCTGTCTGTGCCTTTATCAGCTCTTGGgacatcttcctccctccctctgtcgtgatccattcattcctcctctgcctcctctgccgtGCCTTCCAGCTCGGCCATGTTTGAGACGTCTAAATGTCAATGTTttccacacacgcactcacacataaATATAAGAACATACTCAGAGACTGAGTAAACCACAGCCAAAGAACCATGCAGACCAGTTGATGACAGCATTGCTCTATATGGCATATAGGACaatgctgccatctgctggatgAGGCTGAAACACAGGTTTTTCACAAGATTTGCAGAGGTTGGAACTGAAGAGATTTCATTTGTAAAAAATAACTCATAGCTCATTTAGATTGAGCAGCTTCAGTGTCCTGATAGTGTGAACCTTGTATTGCCTTCTATGAGCAGTTGATATCGCTAATAAAAGTTCCTTTAGCCTCTAATGAATAAGCTTAAAGAGCAAAATTATATATTTCCCCTTAAGATAATTTATAGCCAAACCGAACCTTCACAGTGTTGAACCGTACGCTCTCTCAAACCCCAACTCCACCAACTACTGTACAGCATGTTGAATATTTCAGCAGCTGTAACATCCATCATGTCTAAATCTAATATTCATACTCAGCTCACTTTGACCCCTGACGGTGTTatcatttcagtgtgtgtgtgtgtgtgtgtgtgtgtgtgtgtgtgtgtgtgtgtgtgtgtgtgtgtgtgtgtgtgtgtgtgtacgctgactcagtgtcagtgtccaagtaatatatatttatgtatatatgtatattacaTAATTGTAGTCTAATCTCAGAGCCAGCCTTGGGAACGCCAATGGATCTTTGTAACCACAAATTCACTTTTAAGACCCCTGCCAGGACCGGTACAGGCCTCTCACCCAATGACAGCTCCAGTGTCCCTGGGACGCTTCACAGGTAAAGCAGttaggatgatggatggatggatggatggatcccTGCCAGAGTAAAAGAGTGACTGCCTATGTTGAATTCAATGTGATACTAACATCCACGGGTGAGAACAACATATAAAGAAAAACCAAGTCCCTGTAATTCTAAAGGCTCGTCTACTGCATAGAGCTGCACAAACTTCAGCAGCCAAATGTCACGGTCACACTCTGCTTCAGAACATTTGTGTGATCACTTCATTATTAGGTCTTTAGCCTTCCTGCAGTTTAGGATCATACTGCACTGTGTGTACATTTTTATCTGCCAATTACTGCACATTAATAAACTGCACGACAAAACATGTGATTAGATTATAAAGCCTGTGATCTCCTTTGAATGATCTTATTGACTCCACAAACACGTTGTAATATATAGTGagtatttagttttattttagttgCATTCTGGGTGAGAACCAAGACAGTTTATAAGCACATACATGTACCATAATACAGCTTATGTGACATAAGCAGTTATTATTGTCCATCCTCATAACTCTGACTAGTGCTGATAATTCTAGTCCATATTTTGTAATGTCCAGGTCCAGCACTGAGATGCTCAAACTGCTCACGTGTGCTTCAGGTTACTGCTGTAATTACTCACAGAGAGGAAATCCCAGTTGCCGGCGAACTGTGGTTTGACAACACTTTTTACAGAGTTGTAGCTGTTTCCCTTAGCCAGGCAGGGTTTTATCCACTTCCTCTGCTGAGCGTGATGACATAATGGGGCCATTTCTGGTGAAAGGTCCAAAGCAGTTTGCTCTGTGGCTCATGGAGCCTGAGAATGAAACTCATTTCCTGTCACACACTAAGAAGCAGGGCAACAAGGAAAACGGAGAGTTGGGTCATATTATTACAAAAAGCACACACATTGGTGTTGATGGTTTTGAATATATACACAATTACGTCTAGATACACAACACTGCGCAATAATGTCTAGAGTTACTTTTATGAGATTAGTTAAACTTTGGTTTTCCAGATGTGAATCCAGATGTTAATCTACTTCACATAAAAACAGCACAATACTGTGTTTTctgaaatattatttatttagatttaacattcactttaattacagttgacagttttttttctgttataaGATTCATCCTTTATTCATCAGTGGAATAAATATATAAGAACATGACACAACATTTAGTGAGCATAATGCCATcaataataaactaaactagTAACGACCAAGAAATTGGATTAATAGCATGGGTAAAACCTGCTGCTTGTTCTTCGTGTATCTACATAAAGTTCTTGAAAAATAAACTTGAAAGGAGAATAAATCCTATGAAGAGGATAACAGCGGGCGCCGACTGACCATTTAGCGACAGGCACTTGAACATAAATGGATTCGCTCAGCAGATGAGGGGGCGACCGGCCTGTCGTTCCTTGAACTGAGGGGGAAATGATCATGAAGGTGAGATTATAGAAGCGCAGGTCACGGCGGCTGCGTCCACAGTAAGGCACCGTGTTAGGCTCCACACAAAGCGGTTAGTTCCTAGGAAGCGGGGGTCATTCTCTGGTCCCTTTAGAGCAACACAAAGCAGCGTTTCATGCAGCAGCCCGTGGCCTGGCTCTATTTACATCTGTGTCCAGTGTCGGCGCGTTACGCTTGCTTCACTTTGTCATCATAGGTGCCGCTGCCCTTGTACGCGGACACGTAGCCGCTGGTGTCCGGGATCTCCTCCCGCCCGGCCTTCCCCTTGCCCTTGCCCGACTCGTCGAACCTCTCCTTGTGGGACCCGGTGTACTTGCTCGCGTCCGTCAGCCGGTCCACGGCCGCCGCCTTCGCCACTTTCTGAGAACAATGCGTGGTTATGTGTGCAGTTAAACCATGACAGAGACATaaggacacacagaaacacgcaccTCCACTGTAATTATGTCCTTTATGTCCTAAAGGTCCAGCTCTTGTGttttgctgccatctagtggtatAATCAACCATGACACTGTGCTCCCAGATCCTCTGTTGTTTATTCTTTAAACCGTGGCCAAGGGCGACCAGGCCAGAATTAATAAATCAATAATATTCTCAAGTACAAGCATTTATTTAAAGAGACCCTGTTTCTGTTCCGGTCGCATTGATCAGATGCTGGTATGGATTTCACTGAGCTGGAGGTTGAGGTTATTcttacctactgtactgtatgtctgcggGTTCTACTCACAGTGACTCCGGCGTTGGTGGGCTCCTTCCCGATGATGAGGCCGTAAAGCTGCTGGAGCGACTCCTCTTTGCTCGGGCCCTTGAAGCGCTTGGCGGCCAGCTCCGCCATGGCCTGGGCGAACTGCTCAAAGGTGATGACGCGGGCGGACTTCACCCTGACACGACACAGTTGGGGCTCCCGTGAAACGCGGCATCTGCGGCGCCGCTGGAGCCCAGCGTGAGTGGACGCTTACTTGACTTTGCTGAAGACGATGTCGACGTCTGTGGTGGTGACGTTCTTGCCGTCGATGATGTGGCAGTCCTTGCAGAGCTTGGCGAAGTTCTTCCCGTTCATCTCCTTCCCCGTGGCCTTCGTGTCCCCGTGGACCGCGAACCTGTGGAAGGAGGCCTGCACCTCCGCCAGAGACGCCGAGCCCTCGGccatgctgacacacacacgcggcgcCAGCACAGGATCCTGTGATTGGCTGATTTGCATTCATTGAACTGAATATGACAGCGCTCCGGACTCTATTAGCTGATTGGCTCCCGATTACGTCACCGccatcctcagcctccagctAAACACGCTCGCATCCATCGCTGCCGCACTAATGTTCCCAAAGCTGCTTAATTCAATCAGCCCGGCATCCGAATGGCTGCTTCGCTGTTCCATTTAGCGCGAATGAAGAgatgtgccccccccctcccccctccgctcctccaTCAGCCGACACCGACTCATCCGTCACTTGTTGTACAGCAACTGCTGTTCACTCATCAGTCTAATAGGAATAAGCATGTGATGAACGGTGATGGGAAATATTGAGATACTATAAAATATATAGATTGTATGAATACACTTCTCTTcatggatgatgctgcagcttagAATAAACTTTATGTCCTAGAGGGTGTTTGGTTAGAGGCTACTACTTAAATCAAACAGCTGGGAACCGTTATAAGGACTAATTTATTAAATGAAACGTTGTACGGCATCATTTTAGGAAAACCTATAGTAGCACTGAAACGTCCTGTCCCTGTGCTCCCCATGAGTTAAAGATCAAATCCCTGCAGACGTGCAGTCACTGCATGACTACAGTCATTCATCCAGTCGTGACGCTCTCTCCGTGTCGTATCGCAGCCAGCGCCGCTGCGCCAAATGGCCACAAATGCCCGTAAAGTAAAGTGTACCTGCTGCTGCAAATGGAGAGACGCTGCGCGGGGAAGTCCTGATTCGTGTACGAcctcttcgtcttcctcctcctctttctccgtGCTCAGCCTTGCCTCCTTCCTGCCACTCCCAGGTTTTCTCCCGACGACGACAGCGATGGAGAGAGGCAGgcaggcggagggggaggggtgggggggggggcggggggagaGCACCGACTAGCACAGGGGATGACATCATGCGCCTCTGTGGTGTCTATTCATCCTCATTAGCTTAatgcctctgctgcttctttacaTTGATCACACATTCAcgtcttcttttcattcattcacattcattGCTTCATTTTCTGTCTCTTGCATATTTAATATCAAGCAGCTTTTATTCTCCCTTTATgtcgtctttttttttcccctgtcaTTGTCACACGAGCCCTCTTGTGTGTGGATGAGGGCAACTCCTCAGACGACAAAGAACAGTTTACCCATTATCCCCCAGATTTACACTGCTCCGAGTGACTGCCGCAGCAGGAATATGGAGATCGTGTTGTGGTTCTTCTTTTCTTGGCGTCCACGGCACTTTCACACGGGTTGTTTTTAGGTGACGCTTCTCCCGTGTGTCCGGATAAGCACAATCAGCTGTTTTGTCACCAGGCACCGTCATGGAGCAGGTGCTCAGTCAAGTGGAAAGCTGCTGGGTCTGAGGGATCAGGTGTCTCTAAACAGAGCAGCCTCCATCGCCCAAACCGCCGACTAAGCTGGACTCTGTTTAGTGAATGCGTTTGTAATGTTTAGTATGAGATGAGCATGTGATGCTGTGCGATGAGAACACGTTGAATCAACAACAAGGCTTTTGCATAAGAGAAATAATTTATAACGGCGTCTGTTGTCAGGCCACAATGAGCATAATAAGTATTTTCATGAACTCCTTCCTTTGTACCAGACATGATGtaactttactgtacatcctcACCAAGAACAGTTCAGAGGATCCACAGTAACATAAATATATTATGAACAATCAAGTTTGGAGCTGGAATCGTCTTGTTGATCATTCTTCAAAATGTTTCATCTTCTTTCAGGAATATCTGTACATTTATGCTCTTGGTTCGTTCGATTGGCCGTTGTTGATATTATGCATTTTTCCCAGTAAATCCCCGGAATGTGAGACCAGGAGGTCCTGACTAAGACAGGCGCAGTGGGATTACAGTCAACACGGAGCGAGTTTGTGCTGCATGGGCTGATCTGGGAGCCCTCACCCAGACGCTGCGTGGGAGCACATCACCTTCCTGCTTGTAGTGAAAACAAACGGGCCCATTTAAATGGCAGCGCACGACAGAGCTTGTTTTAGTGGGAGTGGAAGTGGGTTCGCAGAGGAACCTGTCGCTGGCCTGGTGCTTTTATCCATCGTCAACATGGCTGAGTCTAGTTTCCCGTCACCAGAAGACCTTTACTGCTCCCTGTGCATGGAGGCCCTCAGGGACCCCGTCACTATTCCCTGTGGTGATGCCTACTGCCTGGAATGCATCAAGGTCTACTGGGACCAGTTTGATCACATGGGTTTGTACAACTGCCCCCAGTGCCGTGCAACCTTTACTCCACGGCCTGCGCTGAGGCGCAGCCTGCCCGACGTGGACCccgagcggcggcgccggcccgcgGACCTCGCTCCCTTCCCTCACATGCACCGCGAGTCCTTCTGCGACTTCTGCGTGGGCCGTCGCAACAAGGCCGTGAAGTCCTGCCTCGTGTGCCTGGCCTACTACTGCGAGACGCACGTCAAGCCTCACTACGAGTCGACCACGTTCAAGAGGCACAAGCTGGTGGACGAGACGGGCCACCTGGACCGGAAGATCTGCCCCCAGCACGAGAAGGGGCTGGAGCTGTTCTGCCGCTCCGACCAGATGTGCATCTGCGTGCTGTGTACGGTGAGAGAGCACCGCAGCCACAACATCACATCAGCCGAGGAGGAGCGCATCGAGAAGCAGGTACAGGAAGGAGCGCTGCGGTGTAAATATTAGCTTAGCGACGGGCATGTCCTTCATGTGTTATTACTGGATGTTCTGTATTTAGAAAGTGCTGGTGGTCACACAATCTCAAGTCCAGCACATCATCCAGGAGAGGacgaaggagctgcaggagctcaagCACAACGTGGACGTTCTCAAGGTCCCGTGTGTCACAGCAAAAAGTGCTAAATGTGGTGTTTAGAGCTAAAGGATTCcttttgctaaaataaaaataaacggCTCCACTTTGCAGAGTTCTGCCCAGCGAGCGCAGGCGGAGAGCGACAAGACGTTCCACGAAATGCTGCAGGCGGTGGAGCGCTGGAAGGCTGAAATCCACCAGCTGATCATGGCCAACATGCAGTCGGCCGCGTCCCAGGCCGAGGGCTACGTGGAGCGGCTGGAGCAGGaggtcctggagctgcagcgccgAGACGCCGAGCTGCGGCAGATCCTGGAAACAGAGGATCACATTCACTTCCTGCAGGTGCGGAATGATGTTATTGACCCAGAAAAATAGGGCTGCGCGTGTGAGACGATGGCCTGGTAACACTGGCCTGGGGGACAGAATGTCCCTGTTTTAAACCAAGACAAGACACTGGAATCACACCAGCGCCGCGGCTCACTGCTCCGCCGTGATTAAGGGTATTAATTCATTAAAGCTTGTGTTGCTGAACAGAACTTTCCGGCCCTGTGTGTTCCGCCTGAGGCCATGGTTCCCAAAGTGCTCATCAACCCCCAGTTTTCCTTTGGGGAGATGAGCAAGACAGCTGCAGAAATGAAGGAGCATCTGGACAACATCTGTAAAAAGGAACTGAGTCAAATCTCCAAGACAGGTTTGTTCGATGAGAGCGTTACGATGTGTAAAAACCAGGATGacagtgtgactttgtgttATTTCTACAGTTGGTGAAACCCCCATATACATACTTTTGCCAAGGAATGGAGACAAACAGCTCAAAGGCGAGTGTCAACATAAAAGTTCGTCatgtgtaaaattaaaaaataagtgTTAATTTCCTGATGGTGATAAAGAATCGTCGTGTCCTTTTTCTCATCCCAACAGTTCCTTCCACAGTCGATTTCCAGGAGCCAAAAACCAGAACAGATTTTTTGAGATGTAAGTTCAGAATTGCTGTTTCAGTCACCGTGGCATTTAGCGTCATTGTTATCTTTACATGCTTCCGTAGATGCTGTACTGAACTAAAATAAGGTGCTTGTTCTTCGTACgactctgctcagactcctgCCAGCTGTCCTTCGATCCAAACACCGTGTACAAGGAGCTGGTTCTCTCCAATGGAAACCAGAAGGTCGTCCGCAAAAAGACGGTCCAGTTTTACCCGGATCACCCGGATCGCTTCGACGGCTTCTCCCAGGTGCTGTGCAGGCAGCCTCTGCACGGTTTCAGGTTTTACTGGGAGGCCGAGTGGAGCGGCGAGTTCTCCATCGGCGTGGCCTACCGGAGCATCAGCCGCAAGGGCAAGAACGCGCACAGCCTGCTGGGATACAATGATAAGTCCTGGAGCCTCCTGTGCTCAGACTCAGGCTACTCCGCCTGGCACAACCGGGTGGACAGAGACCTTCCGGATGCTCACAGGGCCTCTAGGATTGGCGTGTACCTGGATTACGCGGGCAGCACTGTGGCCTTTTACTCCGTCTCAGACGCCATGGTGCTGATCCACAGGTTCAAAGTTCAGTTCAACGAGCCGTTGTACGCGGGTTTTGGTGTGGGCTCCTCCGTCACTCTCTGTCAGCTGAAGCAGAATGCAACGTCTTAAGTGTTTTTAACACAGCCTATGATCGGCAACAGAACAAAAACCACTGACTGGAGGAGTGACAAACCCATTTGTCTAGGGGCAGGTTCTATTAAATAagtataatatatgtatatactgtatatataatacatgtaaatgtttaattgtAGCAAATTTAATGAGgtaatgtgtaaataaataaatactgtacatttttaaatatgttgTGTTATAGTATTTTATCAAAAACGTGACTCAGTGTAGTATGTTATCAATAAAACACCTAATAAAATACACTGTAACATCAAGTCATGTGGTGTTGGTGTCTCCCTGCAGagggacacacaaacacacactgtgccttttCTCCCACTGGGTGGCGCTGTTTTTCACTGCACGTCACATCACTCGTATGTGTCTTTCGGTAAAGGCGCGCAAGTTGACAAGAAACACGCATTCAAGgagcctgtgtgtgaatgtgtatttACTGGTGTGAGCTCACCTCTTCCAGCGTGAACCCTGCCTTTCGCCCAATGACACCATTTCTACACCTACTAATTGTAAATCCTATTTTAAGAAGCTGCAGTGCACGTGTTAAATCATATGTATTGTTACGGTACCTTGTCCCACTTAGCTCAGTCCTAATTGTAAACTAagcctgtgtgtgaatgaggaGCCAATAACAGGCTGACATTTAAAAGGTTTAATGAACCGTGTACAGCAGATGAAGTGTCTGCTGTTACACAGTGGATGTAACGAATCCTTCAAGTCTAGGAAAGACAACAGAGGTGAGGCAGTGTCAGCATGTGGCAGCTAGTGTGAagcgtcttgctcaaggacacaccgaAGATGATTCATTTTTGATATGTAACAAAATTTGATTCTAAATGATGCTAGAGTCTGTTTGGAGAAAGAAATGTGATCTTTCTCCCCTTAGAGAgaaagatcacatttctcctacattagcttcatTGCATTCAAAATTCCTCTTCTCACTTATGAAGCACTTAACAATAAAGCTCcctcttatcttaaagacctcgtAGCTCTTTACGCTCTGCCTATGGttctaaatgtagaatgggaggacAAGCCTTTAGCTACTGTACCAAGCCTGTTGGGTTTTactttagttgtgtaaggtgtCTTAAACCTTGAGAATTGTGAATTAGAACTGTGAATTAGCTTTATAAAAGAATGAATTGAATAGTTGTCAGAAACATAAATATTGGAGCATAAAGACTGTAACAAAGTAAGTATGTCTACAGTAGTAATCACTTTATGATATAATGTATGGTGGTGTTGGGACTGCTGCTTCCTGACAGACTGACTTCTTGAatttttctttcctccatctTTCCTTCCTATGTCTTAATATATGCCACCAATATAGATAATGTAATTACCTTTTTTCTTCACTCTTTTTTTCTCCAGTAGTTGCGGTGGAAAAGGAAACactatttacatacagtattacttGAATTCACCTGAGGTCAGATTCAGGCAATTATGTCTCATGTTAGTGTCTGGCTTAACAAGAACAATCTAAGGATCTTTTTTTTCATATCCCATACCCTCAAGACACTGTGATGGAAGATAACGTCTGGCAGCCTAACTGATGTTTATCATTCATTAGTGCTCATTTACAACATTATATTGAATgtatctttgtttttaaatgcacaatTTCACtggatattttttttaatggtgcATTTAACATCTTTGCTTCTTATTTCAAACTGAGAAAAATTCAAGCAGCAAGGATGTTTCAGTGGTGGtagaaaaataatataaaaacatatcaATGTACCTTTGGCACTGTGTTACATTTACAGAAATACACAGAAATGTTTCCCCCAAAACACGCAAATTCTTCACCTTATCCAACCTTTCCTTTCTCTGCAGAGAAACAACTGACCTTTAGCAtgaaaatatggttgaaataattcAACCATAAGTTGAAATGTAACGTTGATGTaatgtttacagtaaaagctcTGTAACGTTGATGGCAAGACGCTAAAATGACGTTGCCCCATCTCATATTGCCCCGACTTGGATTTATTACTTGAATTCAACTAGACACTTCAGCAGCTAGCAGCTAGTGAAGCTAACATGACCTTAAACACATATGCTGATCATTTCTAGACGCCAGTGAAGACCACATGACTTCATTTATCTACACAATATGCAGTAAGTGTCACACTTGACTTGTGTAATGACAATTGACACTAAAGTAGAGCCTATAGTAGCATTTATCAACCTAATATGAGATTATTGGTACAGTATGGTGCATTGTATACATGTGTAACATGCtgtctatttgttttaattgcaGTTATTTTAACACAATTTTTAAGTCTTACCTTATGATTTCCTGTAGACGTTGTTTGAATTGCTCAGCGTTTCCCACATGCAACATACAGCACCTCAAACAGAACAATTCAAGACCTAAAAgaaattataaatatgtattacaagtattataaataataaaatacaccCGTTTTATATATTTCTGTCCTATGGATGTCTGGTTCTTTGGTCCCCGGTTTCTTCTTGCCCCTGTTAAAGTTAGGTTTGCAAGATTAATGCACTATCATTAGGGTCAAGTTACTTGTACACTATCAATTAGGCCACTGACATCCCATAAAACATGTGAAATGTATACTATATACTTAGGTGAAGCACTGTTGTGtattataaaatgtttatatattaGAACAAAACTCTTAATATAGAATTAATATAAGGAAGCAACTGTAAGAAAGCAGTTCACATTGTGTCAGTTACCATGTTGCCAGGTGGTggtttattaaaataacaacATAGATTACATC encodes the following:
- the ftr84 gene encoding tripartite motif-containing protein 16; its protein translation is MAAHDRACFSGSGSGFAEEPVAGLVLLSIVNMAESSFPSPEDLYCSLCMEALRDPVTIPCGDAYCLECIKVYWDQFDHMGLYNCPQCRATFTPRPALRRSLPDVDPERRRRPADLAPFPHMHRESFCDFCVGRRNKAVKSCLVCLAYYCETHVKPHYESTTFKRHKLVDETGHLDRKICPQHEKGLELFCRSDQMCICVLCTVREHRSHNITSAEEERIEKQKVLVVTQSQVQHIIQERTKELQELKHNVDVLKSSAQRAQAESDKTFHEMLQAVERWKAEIHQLIMANMQSAASQAEGYVERLEQEVLELQRRDAELRQILETEDHIHFLQNFPALCVPPEAMVPKVLINPQFSFGEMSKTAAEMKEHLDNICKKELSQISKTVGETPIYILLPRNGDKQLKVPSTVDFQEPKTRTDFLRYSCQLSFDPNTVYKELVLSNGNQKVVRKKTVQFYPDHPDRFDGFSQVLCRQPLHGFRFYWEAEWSGEFSIGVAYRSISRKGKNAHSLLGYNDKSWSLLCSDSGYSAWHNRVDRDLPDAHRASRIGVYLDYAGSTVAFYSVSDAMVLIHRFKVQFNEPLYAGFGVGSSVTLCQLKQNATS
- the tppp2 gene encoding tubulin polymerization-promoting protein family member 2, whose protein sequence is MAEGSASLAEVQASFHRFAVHGDTKATGKEMNGKNFAKLCKDCHIIDGKNVTTTDVDIVFSKVKVKSARVITFEQFAQAMAELAAKRFKGPSKEESLQQLYGLIIGKEPTNAGVTKVAKAAAVDRLTDASKYTGSHKERFDESGKGKGKAGREEIPDTSGYVSAYKGSGTYDDKVKQA